A DNA window from Anas platyrhynchos isolate ZD024472 breed Pekin duck chromosome 33, IASCAAS_PekinDuck_T2T, whole genome shotgun sequence contains the following coding sequences:
- the MRPS12 gene encoding small ribosomal subunit protein uS12m isoform X1 gives MGGPGAGQGAGGVNRVSPHAGPTGAGSRRMALRNLLRAAASLRGCALGALPPAGKQAAAPGLQQAAGMATLNQMHRKGRPPPPPVKLGPTFGRPQLKGVVIKTLIRKPKKPNSANRKCARVRLSNGKEVVCFIPGEGHNLQEHHVVLVQGGRTQDLPGVKLTIVRGKYDCAHVQKKK, from the exons ATGGGGGGgcccggggcagggcagggggcgggCGGCGTTAACCGGGTGTCCCCCCACGCAGGCCCCACCGGCGCCGGGTCCCGTAGGATGGCGCTCCGCAATCTGCTGAGGGCCGCGGCCTCCCTGCGCGGCTGCG CTCTCGGGGCGCTGCCCCCCGCtgggaagcaggcagcagccccgggCTTGCAGCAGGCCGCCGGCATGGCCACCCTGAACCAGATGCACCGGAAGggccggcccccgccgccccccgtcAAGCTGGGGCCCACCTTCGGGCGGCCGCAGCTGAAGGGGGTGGTGATCAAAACCCTCATCCGCAAGCCCAAGAAGCCCAACTCGGCCAACCGCAAGTGCGCGCGGGTGCGGCTGAGCAACGGCAAGGAGGTGGTGTGCTTCATCCCCGGCGAGGGCCACAACCTGCAGGAGCACCACGTCGTGCTGGTGCAGGGCGGCCGCACGCAGGACCTGCCGGGGGTCAAGCTGACCATCGTGAGGGGCAAGTACGACTGCGCCCACGTCCAGAAGAAGAAGTGA
- the ECH1 gene encoding delta(3,5)-Delta(2,4)-dienoyl-CoA isomerase, mitochondrial, producing MVECFQGIAQDPSCRAVVISGAGKIFTAGIDLVEMGSEFLAVGGEDAARRAWQLQQKIRQYQESFSVLEKCPKPVIAAVHGACIGAGVDLISACDIRYCTEDAWFQVKEVDIGLAADVGTLQRLPKIVGNQSLVNELAFTARKMMAPEARSCGLVSRVFPDRAALLQGALELAASIAARSPVAVQGTKVNLLYSRDHPVPEGLRFMAAWNMSMLQTDDILKSAQAAMEKKRPEDVAYAKL from the exons ATGGTGGAGTGCTTCCAGGGCATTGCCCAGGACCCCTCCTGCCGCGCCGTCGTCATCTCGGGGGCCGGGAAGATCTTCACGGCAG GGATCGACCTGGTGGAGATGGGCAGCGAGTTCCTGGCGGTGGGGGGCGAGGACGCAGCGCGCAGAgcctggcagctgcagcagaagatCCGCCAGTACCAGGAGAGCTTCTCGGTGCTGGAGAAG TGCCCCAAGCCGGTGATCGCAGCCGTGCACGGAGCCTGCATCGGGGCAG GCGTCGACCTCATCTCCGCCTGTGACATCCGCTACTGCACCGAGGACGCCTGGTTCCAGGTGAAG GAGGTGGACATTGGGCTGGCGGCTGACGTGGGGACCCTGCAGCGCCTCCCGAAGATCGTGGGCAACCAGAG cctcgTCAACGAGCTGGCCTTCACCGCCCGCAAGATGATGGCCCCCGAGGCGAGGAGCTGCGGCCTGGTGAG CCGCGTCTTCCCGGACCGGGCGGCGTTGCTGCAGGGCGCCCTGGAGCTGGCGGCCTCCATCGCGGCGCGCAGCCCGGTGGCCGTGCAGGGCACCAAGGTGAACCTGCTGTACTCGCGGGACCACCCCGTCCCCGAAGGGCTCCGCTTCATG GCCGCCTGGAACATGAGCATGCTGCAGACCGACGACATCCTCAAGTCGGCGCAGGCAGCCATGGAGAAGAAGCGCCCCGAGGACGTCGCCTATGCCAAGCTGTAG
- the MRPS12 gene encoding small ribosomal subunit protein uS12m isoform X2: MALRNLLRAAASLRGCALGALPPAGKQAAAPGLQQAAGMATLNQMHRKGRPPPPPVKLGPTFGRPQLKGVVIKTLIRKPKKPNSANRKCARVRLSNGKEVVCFIPGEGHNLQEHHVVLVQGGRTQDLPGVKLTIVRGKYDCAHVQKKK; the protein is encoded by the exons ATGGCGCTCCGCAATCTGCTGAGGGCCGCGGCCTCCCTGCGCGGCTGCG CTCTCGGGGCGCTGCCCCCCGCtgggaagcaggcagcagccccgggCTTGCAGCAGGCCGCCGGCATGGCCACCCTGAACCAGATGCACCGGAAGggccggcccccgccgccccccgtcAAGCTGGGGCCCACCTTCGGGCGGCCGCAGCTGAAGGGGGTGGTGATCAAAACCCTCATCCGCAAGCCCAAGAAGCCCAACTCGGCCAACCGCAAGTGCGCGCGGGTGCGGCTGAGCAACGGCAAGGAGGTGGTGTGCTTCATCCCCGGCGAGGGCCACAACCTGCAGGAGCACCACGTCGTGCTGGTGCAGGGCGGCCGCACGCAGGACCTGCCGGGGGTCAAGCTGACCATCGTGAGGGGCAAGTACGACTGCGCCCACGTCCAGAAGAAGAAGTGA
- the HNRNPL gene encoding LOW QUALITY PROTEIN: heterogeneous nuclear ribonucleoprotein L (The sequence of the model RefSeq protein was modified relative to this genomic sequence to represent the inferred CDS: inserted 3 bases in 2 codons), with amino-acid sequence MSRRRWRGPQSAEGGGRGADMGKMAAGGGGGGSGRYYGGGGGGDGGRAPKRQKTENAEPPPHGPGGPGGGGGGGPGAAGAENYDDPHKTPASPVVHIRGLIDGVVEADLVEALQEFGPISYVVVMPKKRQALVEFEDILGACNAVNYAADNQIYIAGHPAFVNYSTSQKISRPGDADDSRGVNNVLLFTILNPIYSITTDVLYTICNPCGPVQRIVIFRKNGVQAMVEFDSVQSAQRAKASLNGADIYSGCCTLKIEYAKPTRLNVFKNDQDTWDYTNPNLSGQGEPGGNPSKRQRQPPLLGDHPAEYGGPHGGYHGHYHDEGYGPPPAHYEGRRMGPPXGGHRRGPSRYGPQYGHPXPPATPPEYGPHADSPVLMVYGLDQSKMNCDRVFNIFCLYGNVEKVKFMKSKPGAAMVEMADGYAVDRAITHLNNNFMFGQKLNVCVSKQQAIMPGQSYGLEDGSCSYKDFSGSRNNRFSTPEQAAKNRIQHPSNVLHFFNAPLEVTEDNFYEICDELGVKRPSSVKVFSGKSERSSSGLLEWESKSDALETLGFLNHYQMKNPNGPYPYTLKLCFSTAQHAS; translated from the exons ATGtcgcggcggcggtggcggggcCCGCAGAGCGCCGAgggcggcgggcgcggggccGACATGGGCAAaatggcggcgggcggcggcggcggcggctcgggCCGCTACTacggcggggggggcggcggagaCGGCGGGCGGGCCCCCAAGCGCCAGAAGACCGAGAACGCCGAGCCCCCGCCGCACggcccgggggggccgggggggggcggcggcggagggCCCGGGGCGGCCGGagcg GAGAACTACGACGACCCCCACAAGACGCCGGCCTCCCCCGTGGTGCACATCCGCGGGCTGATCGATGGCGTGGTGGAGGCCGACCTggtggaggccctgcaggagtTCGGCCCCATCAG CTACGTGGTGGTGATGCCGAAGAAGAGGCAGGCGCTGGTGGAGTTTGAGGACATTTTGGGGGCCTGCAACGCCGTCAACTACGCGGCCGACAACCAGATCTACATCGCCGGGCACCCCGCCTTCGTCAACTACTCCACCAGCCAGAAGATCTCGCGCCCGGGCGACGCCGACGACTCGCGGGGGGTCAACAACGTGCTGCTCTTCACCATCCTCAACCCCATCTACTCCATCACCACG GACGTGCTGTACACCATCTGCAACCCGTGCGGCCCCGTGCAGAGGATCGTCATTTTCCGCAAGAACGGCGTGCAGGCCATGGTGGA GTTCGACTCGGTGCAGAGTGCGCAGCGCGCCAAGGCATCCCTCAACGGGGCCGACATCTACTCGGGGTGCTGCACGCTGAAGATCGAGTACGCCAAG CCCACGCGCCTCAACGTCTTCAAGAACGACCAGGACACGTGGGACTACACCAACCCCAACCTGAGCGGCCAAG GTGAGCCCGGCGGCAACCCCAGCAAGAGGCAGCGGCAGCCCCCCCTCCTCGGGGACCACCCGGCGGAGTACG GAGGCCCCCACGGCGGCTACCACGGGCACTACCACGATGAGGGCtacggccccccccccgcccactACGAAGGCCGGAGGATGGGACCCC TGGGGGGGCACCGCCGGGGTCCCAGCCGCTACGGCCCCCAGTACGGGCACCC cccccccgccaccccccccGAGTACGGCCCCCATGCCGACAGCCCCGTGCTGATGGTTTACGGCCTGGACCAGTCCAAGATGAACTGCGACCGCGTCTTCAACATCTTCTGCCTCTACGGCAACGTGGAGAAG GTGAAGTTCATGAAGAGCAAGCCGGGCGCGGCGATGGTGGAGATGGCCGACGGCTACGCCGTGGACCGCGCTATCACGCACCTCAACAACAACTTCATGTTCGGGCAGAAACTCAACGTCTG cgTCTCGAAGCAGCAGGCCATCATGCCCGGGCAGTCGTACGGGCTGGAGGACGGCTCGTGCAGCTACAAGGATTTCAGCGGCTCGCGCAACAACCGCTTCTCCACGCCCGAGCAGGCGGCCAAGAACAGGATCCAGCACCCCAGCAACGTGCTGCACTTCTTCAACGCCCCCCTGGAGGTGACCGAGGACAACTTCTACGAG ATCTGCGACGAGCTGGGCGTCAAGCGGCCGTCCTCCGTCAAGGTGTTTTCGGGGAAGA GCGAGCGCAGCTCCTCGGGGCTGCTCGAGTGGGAGTCCAAGAGCGACGCCCTGGAGACCCTCGGCTTCCTCAACCACTACCAGATGAAGAACCCCA ACGGGCCGTACCCCTACACGCTCAAGCTCTGCTTCTCCACGGCGCAGCACGCCTCCTAA
- the NFKBIB gene encoding NF-kappa-B inhibitor beta, whose translation MAAAEAAAPPPPGEGGKRPEGDEWCDSGLGSLGDGQLAPLPPSPGPAAGPGGLPASPAPPPGTDQAPAPAPAPDPEAWLRHVLSFVSEDGDTALHLAVIHEHEAFLDSILQHTEGTAYLDLQNDLGQTALHLAVILGLPGFVRKLRAAGAGPGVQERGGHTALHLACREGQPACARHLLGPPRTPPAPETREQLESVNYDGYTPLHVAVLRKDLELVQLLLRAGADLNKAEPSCGRTPLHLAVEAQSPELAELLLRAGADPAARGYGGRTPLYSARHRPDPRLPQLLRAFGAPDPPGDSEDSEEEEEEDEEDDDDGGGDSSGEEYDDIVINSGRCAD comes from the exons ATGGCGGCcgcggaggcggcggcgccgccgcccccgggcGAGGGGGGAAAGCGGCCGGAGGGCGACGAGTGGTGCGACAGCGGCCTGGGCTCGCTGGGCGACGGGCAGCTCGCgccgctgccccccagccccggcccggccgcggggcccggcggcctccccgcctcccccgccccccctcccgGTACCGAccaggccccggccccggccccggccccggacCCCGAGGCGTGGCTGCGGCACGTGCTGAGCTTCGTCAGCGAGGATGGCGACAC GGCCCTGCACCTCGCCGTCATCCACGAGCACGAGGCCTTCCTGGACTCCATCCTGCAGCACACCGAGGGCACGGCCTACCTGGACCTGCAGAACGACCTGGGGCAG ACCGCTCTGCACCTCGCCGTCATCCTGGGGCTGCCGGGCTTCGTGCGCAAGCTGCGGGCGGcaggcgcggggccgggggtgcAGGAGCGGGGGGGGCACACGGCGCTGCACCTGGCCTGCCGCGAGGGGCAGCCCGCCTGCGCCCGCCACCTCCTGGggcccccccgcaccccccccgcccccgagACGCGGGAGCAGCTGGAGAGCGTGAATTATGATG gttaCACCCCCTTGCACGTCGCCGTCCTGCGCAAGGACCTGGAGCTGGTGCAACTGCTGCTGCGCGCCGGCGCCGACCTCAACAAAGCG gaGCCGAGCTGCGGCCGCACCCCCCTGCACCTGGCGGTGGAGGCGCAGAGCCCCGAGCTGGCCGAGCTGCTGCTGCGGGCGGGGGCCGACCCCGCGGCGCGGGGCTACGGGGGGCGCACGCCCCTCTACAGCGCCCGCCACCGCCCCGACCCCcgcctgccccagctgctgcgCGCCTTCGGGGCCCCCGACCCCCCCGGCGACTCGGAGgacagtgaggaggaggaggaggaggatgaggaagatgatgatgaCGGCGGTGGCGACAGCAGCGGC gaggaATACGACGACATCGTCATCAACAGCGGCCGCTGCGCAGATTGA
- the SIRT2 gene encoding NAD-dependent protein deacetylase sirtuin-2 isoform X1 codes for MSAEDAPGAEAGDEAEPEGGAAGEAEMELLRSLLARTLGLGSEPGERVLDELSLPGVARFMRSERCRRVVCMVGAGISTAAGIPDFRSPGTGLYANLARYELPYPEAIFDISYFKEHPEPFFALAKELLPGQLKPTVCHYFMRLLKEKGLLLRCYTQNIDTLERVAGLEPEELVEAHGTFHTSHCTRASCRQPYGLSWMKERILSSLVPKCEKCQGVVKPDIVFFGESLPSRFFTLLQSDFQKVDLLLIMGTSLQVQPFASLVSRVPASTPVSSSTRRRRGRATLSCP; via the exons ATGTCGGCCGAGGACG ctcccgggGCTGAGGCCGGCGACGAGGCGGAGCCCGAGGGCGGTGCTGCGGGGGAGGCCGAGA tgGAGCTGCTGCGGAGCCTCCTGGCGCGGACGCTGGGGCTGGGCTCGGAGCCGGGGGAGCGGGTCCTGGACGAGCTGTCGCTGCCCGGCGTGGCCCGGTTCATGCGCAGCGAGCGGTGCCGCCGCGTGGTCTGCATGGTGGGGGCCGGCATCTCCACCG ccgccGGGATCCCCGATTTCCGCTCCCCGGGCACGGGGCTGTACGCCAACCTGGCGCGCTACGAGCTGCCCTACCCCGAGGCCATCTTCGACATCTCCTACTTCAAG GAGCACCCGGAGCCTTTCTTCGCCCTGGCCAAGGAGCTGCTTCCCGGGCAGCTCAAG cccaccgtCTGCCACTACTTCATGCGCCTGCTGAAGGagaaggggctgctgctgcgctGCTACACCCAG aACATCGACACCCTGGAGCGGGTGGCGGGGCTGGAGCCCGAGGAGCTGGTGGAGGCGCACGGCACCTTCCACACCTCACACTGCACGCGGGCCTCCTGCCGCCAGCCCTACGGCCTGTCCTGGATGAAAG AGCGCATCCTCTCGTCCCTCGTCCCCAAGTGCGAGAAGTGCCAGGGCGTGGTGAAGCCAG aCATCGTGTTCTTCGGCGAGAGCCTCCCCTCGCGCTTCTTCACGCTGCTGCAGTCG gacTTCCAGAAGGTCGACTTGCTCCTCATCATGGGCACCTCGCTGCAGGTCCAGCCCTTCGCCTCCCTCGTCAGCAG GGTCCCCGCCAGCACCCCCGTCTCCTCATCAACAAGGAGAAGACGGGGCAG aGCGACCCTCTCATGTCCCTGA
- the SIRT2 gene encoding NAD-dependent protein deacetylase sirtuin-2 isoform X2, whose translation MSAEDAPGAEAGDEAEPEGGAAGEAEMELLRSLLARTLGLGSEPGERVLDELSLPGVARFMRSERCRRVVCMVGAGISTAAGIPDFRSPGTGLYANLARYELPYPEAIFDISYFKEHPEPFFALAKELLPGQLKPTVCHYFMRLLKEKGLLLRCYTQNIDTLERVAGLEPEELVEAHGTFHTSHCTRASCRQPYGLSWMKERILSSLVPKCEKCQGVVKPDIVFFGESLPSRFFTLLQSDFQKVDLLLIMGTSLQVQPFASLVSRATLSCP comes from the exons ATGTCGGCCGAGGACG ctcccgggGCTGAGGCCGGCGACGAGGCGGAGCCCGAGGGCGGTGCTGCGGGGGAGGCCGAGA tgGAGCTGCTGCGGAGCCTCCTGGCGCGGACGCTGGGGCTGGGCTCGGAGCCGGGGGAGCGGGTCCTGGACGAGCTGTCGCTGCCCGGCGTGGCCCGGTTCATGCGCAGCGAGCGGTGCCGCCGCGTGGTCTGCATGGTGGGGGCCGGCATCTCCACCG ccgccGGGATCCCCGATTTCCGCTCCCCGGGCACGGGGCTGTACGCCAACCTGGCGCGCTACGAGCTGCCCTACCCCGAGGCCATCTTCGACATCTCCTACTTCAAG GAGCACCCGGAGCCTTTCTTCGCCCTGGCCAAGGAGCTGCTTCCCGGGCAGCTCAAG cccaccgtCTGCCACTACTTCATGCGCCTGCTGAAGGagaaggggctgctgctgcgctGCTACACCCAG aACATCGACACCCTGGAGCGGGTGGCGGGGCTGGAGCCCGAGGAGCTGGTGGAGGCGCACGGCACCTTCCACACCTCACACTGCACGCGGGCCTCCTGCCGCCAGCCCTACGGCCTGTCCTGGATGAAAG AGCGCATCCTCTCGTCCCTCGTCCCCAAGTGCGAGAAGTGCCAGGGCGTGGTGAAGCCAG aCATCGTGTTCTTCGGCGAGAGCCTCCCCTCGCGCTTCTTCACGCTGCTGCAGTCG gacTTCCAGAAGGTCGACTTGCTCCTCATCATGGGCACCTCGCTGCAGGTCCAGCCCTTCGCCTCCCTCGTCAGCAG aGCGACCCTCTCATGTCCCTGA
- the SARS2 gene encoding serine--tRNA ligase, mitochondrial, producing the protein MAAPRVLLAAARRAAAAAAATGGGRGRRAAGGVAAPPGGRSRLYEHAREGLSARPRLDVEALSGRELERRRGPLREGDLRDILQTWARLREVRAAIARLEAQRDEVARGVRELVASHAKDALQTVPEYAALRARGRQVRLQLQTLLAEEAALDERFYLKALQLPNRTHPEAPVGDESQARVMEVVGEKPVFDFQPRGHLELGEALDIIRQRRLSHVSGHRSYYLCGAGALLQHALVSFVLAKLLPKGFLPMTVPDLLRGAVFEGCGMQLNASPSPVYAIDPARFEDLCLAGTSEVGIAGYFMDHAVRLQDMPIRVVCSSTCYRAETDTGREPWGLYRVHQFTKVEMFGVTAAESGTESEELLAEFVALQKEIFSELGLHYRVLDMPTQELGLPAYRKFDIEAWMPGRGKYGEISSASNCTDYQSRRLNIMYRDGAGRLHHAHTVNGTACAVARMLIALLECNQQPDGSIRVPPALQPFVGRAVLTRPPAPLLRYIGPNQPGGGPRGGDAEEPPPPQGVNESLN; encoded by the exons atggcggcgcccagggtgctgctggcggcggcccggcgggcggcggcggcggcggcggcgaccGGAGGGGGGCGTGGCCGTCGCGCGGCGGGGGGCGTGGCCGCGCCGCCGGGGGGGCGGAGCCGGCTGTACGAGCACGCGCGCGAGGGGCTGAGCGCGCGGCCGCGCCTGGACGTGGAGGCGCTGAGCGGGCGCGAGCTGGAGAGGAGGCGGGGCCCGCTGCGGGAGGGAGACCTGAGAGACATC CTGCAGACCTGGGCCCGCCTCCGCGAGGTGCGCGCCGCCATCGCCCGCCTCGAGGCACAGAGGGACGAGGTGGCCCGGGGCGTGCGGGAGCTGGTG gCCTCCCACGCCAAGGACGCGCTGCAGACG gtccccgaATACGCGGCGCTGCGGGCGCGGGGCCGCCAGGTCCGGCTGCAGCTGCAGACGCTGCTGGCGGAGGAGGCGGCGCTGGACGAACGCTTCTACCTCAAGGCGCTGCAGCTCCCCAACCGCACCCACCCCGAGGCG CCCGTCGGCGACGAGAGCCAAGCGCGGGTGATGGAGGTGGTGGGAGAGAAGCCAG TTTTCGACTTCCAGCCGCGGGGACACCTGGAGCTGGGCGAGGCGCTGGACATCATCCGGCAGCG GCGCCTGTCCCACGTCTCGGGGCACCGCTCCTACTACCTGTGCGGGGCGGGTGCGCTGCTGCAGCACGCGCTGGTGAGCTTCGTCctggccaagctgctgcccAAG GGCTTCCTGCCCATGACAGTCCCTGACCTGCTGCGAGGCGCCGTCTTT GAGGGGTGCGGGATGCAGCTCAACGCCTCCCCCTCGCCCGTTTACGCCATCGACCCCGCACGCTTCGAGGACCTCTGCCTGGCCGGCACCTCTGAGGTGGGGATCGCAG GGTACTTCATGGACCACGCGGTGCGGCTGCAGGACATGCCCATAAG ggtCGTCTGCTCCAGCACGTGCTACCGCGCTGAGACCGACACGGGCCGGGAGCCCTGGGGGCTCTACCGCGTGCATCAGTTCACCAAG gtggaGATGTTTGGGGTGACGGCGGCCGAGAGCGGGACAGAGAGCGAGGAGCTGCTGGCTGAGTTCGTGGCGCTGCAGAAGGAAATCTTCTCTGAGCTGGGGCTGCATTACCG TGTCCTGGACATGCCCAcgcaggagctggggctcccCGCATACCGCAAATTCGACATAGAAGCCTGGATGCCCGGCCGGGGCAAGTACGGGGAG atctCCAGCGCCTCCAACTGCACCGACTACCAAAGCCGGCGGCTCAACATCATGTACAGAGACGGGGCCGGGCGGCTGCACCACGCACACACA GTGAATGGCACCGCCTGTGCCGTGGCACGGATGCTCATCGCCCTCCTGGAGTGCAACCAGCAGCCG GACGGCAGCATTCGTGTGCCCCCCGCCCTGCAGCCCTTCGTGGGCCGCGCCGTGCTCacgcggcccccggccccgctgctaCGCTACATCGGCCCCAaccagcccgggggggggccccgggggggggacgcggaggagcccccccctccccagggcgTTAACGAATCCCTCAATTAA